CTGGGCAAAGACAGCACCCTCCAATGTTGAGaggatctctccaattttattaattgattttgACTTTTTGAGACTTGGTTTCCCTGaatagccttggttgtcctagaactcactctatagaccaggctggcattgagcTCAAAGATCTACCTCCTTCTGCCTcacaaattctgggattaaagttgtgtatcACCACTTggcttgaattttaaatttttattttaattattttaaaaatgtatttatttcttttatgggagtgcactgtcgctgtcttcagacaaaccagaagtgAGCATaggatccccttacagatggttgtgagccaccgtgtgtttgctgagaattgaactgaggacttctggaagagcagtcagtgctcttgacggCTGATCCATTGCTCCAgcccttaaatatttattttaaatggtattttatATCAGATGGTGGAGGCATACATGCTTAATCCCAGTACTATGGGTTCAAAGGGACAAAGATCTCTTTTTgttgaagatctctctctcttttttttttttttttttttgttcttttttttcgagctggggacccgaacccagggccttggcgcttcctaggcaagcgctctaccactgagctaaatccccaaccccttgttcccCTTGTTGAAGATCTCTTAAGCCAGGGCTataccgagaaaccctgtcttgaaaaactaaaacaataataaaaaatattttaattacatttattcattttctctctctctctctctctctctctctctctctctctctctctctgtgtgtgtatgtgtgtgtgtgtgtatgtgcatgtgtgtgtgcgtgtgtgtgtgtgtgtgtgtgtgtgtgtgtgtgtgtgtgtgtgtgtgtgtgtttgcaggccaGTGCATGGcattggctttctccttccactgggtgGGTCTCAGAGATCAAATTTAGGTTTTcaaagctgggtgtgggggcacatgcctttaatcattgtattcaggagtcagaggcaggtggatctctgtgagtggaaggatagcctggtctatgtCGTGAGTTTCAGCATAGACTacactatgtagagagaccctgtctcaaaagacaaaatcagaaaaggaaacaaaacaaaattcaggtTTCCCGGTTTGGTGGTATACACCAAATCACCTGGCTGGCCTTACAAGTTTGTTTTGGATTGGTTTTGTATAAGgttatatatttaatgtgtatgagtatttatTGCATAGAAGTATGGACACCTTATGTCTGCTTGATGccctcagagttcagaagagggtatcatctAGAACTAGAGTGTCAGATGATTATGCAACATCTagtatgtagatgctgggaaccaaatacAGGTCCAAGgacaggtgctcttaacctctgagtcattcccccaacccctacccccaaaCCCACGGACTGTTTCCCCTCCCCAGACCTatagtgtttctgtgtgtagtcttggctgttttggaacttgctctgagaccaggctagcctcagagatctacctgtttttatgtcctgagtgctgggagttaaAGGATTGTGCTAAcaccacctggcttttttttttttttttttaatttatcccaGGCTGCTCCCTATCTCGTTGATTATATCATACTACTTTTGAAATCATAGAGCTGTGTCTTCTCCGTCATGGGATTAAAGGTTGTGTCACCACGCCCTGCTCTAACCACTGTTTAATCACAGTCCAAAAGACCGACTTCCAGAGTGTTCTGCCACATCCAACTGGCTGGTAAACCAATCTCTTCTAACCTTCCCATTCCTACTTCCTCAACTCAAGCAAGGCCAgcttctctacttctcttccctgagctctggctAGACTCTGAGCCCTTGTCCAGCCCAACGACCGTGTGTTAACTCCGCCCCTATCCTGAGGCTGGGCCCCATAGGTGGAGAGAAGTTGGTAAGATCTTGCCCTGTTCCTGGGTCCTTTCACACTTAAGCTCATTGGCCCTGTTACCAGGATgcaggaagcctgggtcctgGGCACACTCACCGTGATCTTTGGCCTGCTTTTCAGTCTGCAAGGAGTAAGCTCCAACAAGGTAAGAAAGACTTCTGCGTCTTTGGAGGACTCTGTGGGGAAGCGGCTTGCCTTGGAGCCCAGTCCGTGCATTAATTTGTCAGGGATTTCCTTAACCACAGGCATTGGTAACTTCCTTTCAGTTCTGTTTGGGGAAAGTGGAGGTAGGGACCTCAAACGGAGGCCTTGGGAAAACCTGGGCCTCTAGTCTTGGCAGGGCTGTGTTGTTAACTGGGAACTGGCACCAACCACAGCCCTGAATAGGATCTTTGACCCCCGTTTTAGTCTTGGCATGTCTTATTAAGCTCTGAGTCAGGCTGAGGATCCTGAGGTCTTGCTTGTCTGGATTaggtgtctctgcctccctgtccctGCATGGCTAGTGACCTTGGGGTGTAGTTTATTGGTTCTCTCCAGGACTTATCTGTTTGTGTACCAGGGAAGTGGAGGTTCTCTCACTACTCTGATTAGTTTGAATTTGATCTCAGAGTCTACTTGGCTGCCTAGGCTGGGTGACCTCCTGCTATGATCTTGGGGAGGCAGGATTGGAGCTCTCTTTATCTTCAAACTCTTTAAGTGTCCTAGTTTAGAAGGTTTTCCTGAGAAGGGGTCAGAAGAAGCCTTTTAAACATAAaatcttttggtttgttttgggttttgagacatggttcctctagctctggctatcctagaactgtgtaatccagactggcctcaactcagcctctgcctcctgagtactgggattaaatttACAATCTTGGCTGAGAATCTGCTGGGTGAAGTGGGGGAGGGTAAGTGAATTCCCAAGTCTGCTCCCCAGAACAGTGCCCACTGACTGTTTGGAACCTGTAATTCTCTATCCAGGGCCATGCATGAGTGAACCCAGGTTCAAGACGCTTCCCATCTGGGACTACTACATCCTTTTTTGACCCCTCTCTGCAGATCCAAGTACAAGTGTTGTCAATGCACCCAACCAGATCTGATAAATCCATGTTTAGTAAAATTCAGGCTCCCAACCATCCTGATCTGACCACATGGTTAAGGTGGGACAGGGAATAATCCTGATCCAATTTATTAAAcctgtcaatttttttttgacacagggtgtAAACTATAGATTGTACTAACCTTGAATTCACCAGTGATCTGCCTTGGTATCTCAGcattggaattaaaggtgtggggtgtgtccaccatgcctgccttaaCTGCTGTTTAAATGTAGTTAGCAGAGGAGCCCAGTGGTGTtagcagcacacacctttattccctgcactggggacgcagaggcaggtggatctgactcctaggccagcctggtctacagagcctgttccaggacagccaggggtgcacagagaaaccttgtctttacCAAGACAAGAGACTGATATTtggaagagtggagagagagagggagaaggtatAGGTGGGTGTGACTGAGTTCCTGGGCCCTTGTGTCTTCAGCTTACTGTACCCATCCTAAGCAAAGAACAGAGGGATTGTGAGCATGGAGAGGAGATGATCCAGCTGTGACTGTCACAAGTCCTTGTGTCTTTTCCTTAGCAACAGAAAGGCTATTGTAACCATCTTTAACTAAAGCCAAGCTGCCTTCCTAGTCTTCACTGGTTGAGCCTGGGTCTACTTCTGGCTGCTCTAGAAGCTGGAAGTTCTCAGATtggaggcatgcaccaccacacatggTGATGGTTTGAGGTGAAGTAGCCAGAGAGGGCAATGCCTTGATACCAGGAGGAAGAGAGTTCTAATTAAGAGCTTACACAGTACTGCTAATGACAGCATGGGATTCTGTATGGAGACCCCGAGCGTCTCAAAATACTGAAGGATACAGGGTTTCCCACGGGGACCTGAGGATGAATAGGACCTGAGTATGTTTACTGAACTCCCAGAGTTGTCTTTACCAATGACACTGGATCATGGGTGTAGGCGCAGCGGGGGGCTTAGGTTGCTTTCTGGGGGTCTGTGAATCTAAGGATCCACTAAAGAAGGCTTCCTAGGCCAATCTCCAGTTGTTTGTGTGGGAGGGAGCCAGAGGTAGTGGTGCCCATCTTTAATCCAAaagtctggaggcagagacaggtagatctccgAAATCCAGACTAGCCAGGGTAATCCAGTGAGACCCTTGCCTGTCTCAATACAAATTGTTGAAGGGGCTTGCTTGGTAAGTCAATCCTTTAAGTCCAgcaatttgggaggcagaggtaggcttcGGTTGTTGACCCTGGACATGGtggttggagggagggagaatctgAAACCCACTGTCTGGAACTATGTCTAGGTTTAGTGCTTTTTgagttccttctccccatctgGCCTCACATGGGCCatgtagccttgaactcctgccttcTCTTGATTTCCTTGACAATGGACATGAACCCCTGGTTTACCCACACCTACCCAATTCATTGCACCGCTGGACAAGCATTCTAACACCCGAGACCCAACTCCCAggctttgacctctgacctctgtgttttTCCTTCCACAGACTATATACAAATGCGAAGACATGTAAGTATGGGACTTAGTCAATGATTGTTAATAAAGGAAGGGGGGACAGATGTTTGCTCAGATTCTGCCCTGGATATGGGGACAGACACCTAATTCATATCACCCTTGCTGAAACCATAGCCGTTCTCACCTTGCCCAACCTCGGGATCTGCAGGTCTGTAACTCCTGCTAATGCCCAACCTTCCataggtgggagtggggagacaAATGATCAGTGTCgcactcctgcctcccctgtaAGATCCTCAGCAGATCCCTCTGCCTGAGGAAAAATGCAACAGTACTGCCATGGAGaactctgaactcaggtctcaggtCCACACCCCAATTCCTCCCAGTGAACCCTGGATGGATCTATACTGCACACCCACTAATGGTGGCTTGCACTTGAGGGCCTAGGTGTCTAGGGAAGCAGGGACCCTTTGCTTTGAGGCTCTTATTTCATCAGTATCTTATTTCATCATGCCTGTTTGTCCTAACTAGACAATGCCCCAAAGGATTCAGATGTTGTGACAATGAATGCTGCCTAGAAAGAAAGATCTGGAATACTGACAATGAACCCTTCAGGTAAGCTCAGGGTCACAACTTCTGGGCATCATAGACTGATGGCTGGATCTACCCGAAACAGGGCAGGTGTGGGGGACGGAGGAGGTAGAGCAAGGGGGCATAACTGAGGCACTTATGACAATaccatcccccacctccctagGATCCTGTTCATCATCTTATTGGTCATGCTGCCCCTCTTGTGCATCTGTGGCCTAGTGAGGCGCTTCTGTCCCAAGTGCAGAGAAAGACAGCCTGACGTGAGAACAGCAGATCATCAGACACCTCCAGATCGACCCTCCATTGCTCCCCTAGAGAGCATTTGGGTCACCTCCTTAGATCCCCCACCACCCTACAGTCAGGTGGGTCTTTCTGTCCCAATACCTAATGTGTTTCAGAGCTGGCTGTCCAACCTGCTGAAATAATGGTTTGGAGGCTGGGGGACTATGGACTGGGAAGCGCTTTGCCaatcatatttttccttttttacccAAACTCTAAGCAAAGCAAATGTGCCTCTTCTCCTGCAGGTTGTTCAGAAGTCGACACCCACAGAACCACCTCCTCCCTACAGCCTCAGGCCTGAGGACTCTACTTGCCCAATGGGAGAGACTGGCCATGAAACCCTTTGTGCTGTCTCTCACACAAACCTCTTGGAGCAAACCCAAGACACTGGAATGCTGCCTGCCTAACCCATCATgccttttgttctttgatttaatttattatttttatattcagttgtccccttcccttctgtcATGAGAACTGAGCTGGATCCATAATCTCTGTCCCACACTACAGGCAAGAAATGGGGGAGCCTATAGTGGATATAGAAAGATCATTGCCAGTGGTCTGCCAATCTTGACTGGACAGCTCACTCTGCCATTCTACAGAAGCGAGTCAGTGCCTGGAAGACATTGAAGACTGAACTGGTCAGACTCTCTGAGACTTCTTCACACCATACCTGTGCTGAGAGGATCTCACTGCACCTCTATAGCAGTGCAAAAACCACAGGTGCtaagttcctgtctgcctgctaaGTGCTGATGGGGACAAGTTCAGAGGCTAAGGAGACACTTCAGCTTCTTCCAATGGTGACTGCCCTGAGCAGCTGCTGGGAGGATTGAGAATCCAAGATGTGAAGGAAAGCTTAGACCTCGTGTTTCCTAGGATCTTGGGAGCACTAAGGAAATGAACTGGAAAGACCCCACAATCCTACTCTATTCCTGTGACCTGCTTTCCTAGGAGACCAGAACTTGATTAATCATGGGACTCTTAAAGAGTTACAAGCCAGAAAACAGCCTTCTAGAAGAAAGTAAGGTGGGGAGAAAGTCTGGTGAACCATGCATGAATAGACGTGTGTGGAGTGAGGACTAGGGAacacttccttccctttcctctcctggaaTCCCCAGCAGGTATtattaaccaccgagtcatctctcttGTCCCCTGAGTGATCTATTCCCACTCAGTCACTACTGTTGGTAAGAGTAAAAGGATGTCAGGTTTTCAGAGCTGACCTTGCACTGTCAGTTCCACCAATATTTATGAAGCCACTGATCTACTATACCTGTTCTGGGTACCAGGATGAAATCGCGTGCAGGGCCACTGCCAAGGATACAACTGCAGAGAGGCCCACAGAGCAAAGCTCACAAGGATGCAGACTCCCATCTACTGCTGCAGTGGACATACATGGTGGGGTTGAAATGATGGTCCACATCCACTGACCTGTGGGAGCTTCTTCTGTGAGGCACACCCACACTGCACCCACATCCCTAAGGATGAAGGATCTGTCCTGCCACCCTACACTGTGTCTGTCTTATGGGGAGAAAAGATGAGTTTTGTAAAATAAACTTACAGGTTACATTTTTATAAAGGTGTGTATGTTTTTGAGCATGTGTATTAAGATCTACAAGAACCATGTGGTGTGGTATACTTTcaagttgaagcaggaggattacccaTCTGAGTCTAGCCTGAGTTGCTGTGAGTTAAAGTTATGGTGGGGAATTAGACTAAgaggttagctcagtggtagagaacttgcctcgCCTCGGCCTCCGTAGGGCTGAGATTAAGGCtctgcaccaccactgtccactgcaagattttatttttcatctacaTTAGTgttttgcgtgcatgtgtgtctgtgcattgtgggtgctgggagttgatcATGGGACTTATGCAAGAGTGGTCAGTATTCCAGAGGCTAAACCATCTCGCTACCCAAACTCGTTATTTTTTAAGCTTTATCATTGCATGCGGTTTTATTTCCTGCAATGAACAAGTCTTCCTTTGGTCACTTTGGTGGATGTGTTCACGGAATTTGTTTATAGGCAGATGTAGTTCATGaagggctggggatacagctcagtggtagagtgtctTAACACGTC
The genomic region above belongs to Rattus rattus isolate New Zealand chromosome 9, Rrattus_CSIRO_v1, whole genome shotgun sequence and contains:
- the LOC116910316 gene encoding transmembrane protein 92-like, with product MQEAWVLGTLTVIFGLLFSLQGVSSNKYLISSCLFVLTRQCPKGFRCCDNECCLERKIWNTDNEPFRILFIILLVMLPLLCICGLVRRFCPKCRERQPDVRTADHQTPPDRPSIAPLESIWVTSLDPPPPYSQVGLSVPIPNVFQSWLSNLLK